The sequence ACTTGCTGTAGCCAAAGACTTTGGCGCTGATCATGCCATCAGTACAAGAGGCAAATCGCTCGATGACGTTCGCAAGGAATTGAGCAAAGCCACCGGTCAAGGTGAGATCGATGCAGTCATTGATTGCGCTGGGGTTGAAGAGATGATCCGATTGGGATTCGAGCTGCTTTCCATTTCCGGTCATTACTCATCTGTGGGACTCGTCGGAGACAAGATCAGCTTGCCGCTCTTTCCCTTTGTCGGTCGCGAGCACACTTACCACGGCTCATTCTGGGGCAACTACAACGACCTCAGCGAGGTGATTGCGCTGGCGCAGCAAGGCAAGATTCGGCACGCTGTTAAGACTATTCGCTTCGACGACATCAACGAAAACATCGACCTCCTGCGGACAGGTGACATCATCGGACGGGCGGTTATCAAATACTGACTCTGTGGTGCAGGAAGCGCTTGCGATCGTGGGGCTAGATTTCGAAATAGGGTTGGCGTTTGAGCCGGCAAAGCAGTCCGAACCATGTGGTGCCCCTACCCGACTGACAGGTAGGTCTTTCGGAGTTCGTGGCGCATCGGGAGTTCGGGCAGGGCTGTCAGCAGCAAATAATCTTTGAATAAACGAAAAAGGAGTGTATAGAGATGAGTAAAGGGAGAGTAGAAGCATTTAGCGATGCTGTAATCGCTATTATTATCACCATTATGGTGTTGGAATTGAGAGTGCCCCACGAAGTTGATTTGGCTGCGCTGCGCCCCCTTATCCTAGTATTTTTAAGCTATGTGCTGAGTTTTATTTACCTCGGTATCTATTGGAGCAATCACCACCATTTATTACAAGCGTCTCAGCATGTAAGTGGCAACGTTTTGTGGGCAAACTTGCATCTGTTGTTTTGGCTGTCGCTCATTCCCTTCGTCACGGCATGGGCAGGCGAAAACCTCTTCGCTGCCTTGCCAGTTGCCTTCTATGGCACAGTGCTGTTGTTTTCAGCGATCGCTTACTACATCCTTTCCCGCACGCTCATTGCTTGCCACGGTCAAGATTCTGCTCTTGCACTAGCACTGGGACAGGATCTTAAAGGTAAGACATCAGTGATTCTCTATACCGTAGCAATTCTATTTGCCTTCATAAACCCGGAAATGTCTTGCCTACTGTACGTCTTAGTTGCAATGATGTGGCTTATCCCTGATCGCCGTATTGAGAGAACTTTAGCCTCGTAAAAGATGCAGATCTCAAAGAAAGCAATCGCTGATTAGCTACTATTTCATTAACCAGAAATAAATTCATGTTTGAGTCCTAGCTGACGCTTGTACTCAATGATATAGAGCGCTAATTTTTAATGAGTGTGCCAACAGCCATTTTTGTGAAATTCAGGAAATTAAACTGCCTGCTAAAGAATTCAACTTGATTAAATCCTTATGCACTATTCTTGGCAAGCGTTAATTTGTGTACAGATTTTGAAAGGAATTTAAGAATACGAAGATTTTGCTGACTTAAATATCGTTGAAGCATATAATCGATATTTGTAAATATAGCTTGCGCAAGAAAAAGAACAATTAGTTATCATCATTAGTGGTTTTATCTATATATTCTAAATTAGAAATTAAACATTTTTTGTCTTAGATACGTGTACGTATCGCAATTTTAGGAACACTTTAATCACTTCTTTAGAAGCTGTCATGAATACTACAAACGCACAAGCCATCAAACCCACCATCGTCCTTGTCCACGGCGCATTCGCCGAGTCGTCTAGTTGGAATGGTGTATTGACCCAACTGAACGAGAAAGGCTACTCGACGGTTGCTGTAGCCAATCCTCTAC is a genomic window of Nodosilinea sp. FACHB-141 containing:
- a CDS encoding TMEM175 family protein, producing the protein MSKGRVEAFSDAVIAIIITIMVLELRVPHEVDLAALRPLILVFLSYVLSFIYLGIYWSNHHHLLQASQHVSGNVLWANLHLLFWLSLIPFVTAWAGENLFAALPVAFYGTVLLFSAIAYYILSRTLIACHGQDSALALALGQDLKGKTSVILYTVAILFAFINPEMSCLLYVLVAMMWLIPDRRIERTLAS